Proteins from one Impatiens glandulifera chromosome 2, dImpGla2.1, whole genome shotgun sequence genomic window:
- the LOC124924286 gene encoding probable polygalacturonase At3g15720, which produces MKIEYGDEYFATRRAFVKAWDGACRSSLNATVVVPGGKTYFLSPLIFKGPCEAPSIHVQVYGKGKLNGKGLPWWKYVKQAYKAEYINDVRNLNQRKDIDICSRRPAVLSFTNCNKLELKGLTFVNPPNNHISIRSCNNFRVSRLTISAPKDSPNTDGIDITNSTNINITSSKISTGLGFICFVALLLHFRLFLFCFTALRLIECQ; this is translated from the exons ATGAAAATCGAGTATGGGGATGAGTACTTCGCTACCCGACGG GCTTTTGTGAAAGCATGGGATGGAGCATGTAGAAGTAGTTTGAATGCTACCGTGGTGGTGCCCGGCGGGAAGACTTACTTTCTTTCTCCTCTTATCTTCAAAGGTCCTTGTGAGGCCCCATCTATTCATGTTCAG GTTTATGGGAAGGGAAAACTTAATGGAAAAGGTTTGCCGTGGTGGAAATATGTCAAACAAGCCTACAAAGCCGAGTATATTAACGATGTCAGGAATTTGAACCAAAGAAAA GACATAGATATTTGCTCAAGACGACCCGCA GTACTATCGTTCACAAATTGCAATAAACTTGAACTAAAAGGATTAACCTTTGTGAACCCTCCAAATAACCATATAAGCATTCGATCATGTAACAACTTTAGAGTTTCTCGCCTTACAATCTCGGCGCCCAAGGACAGCCCTAATACAGATGGAATCGACATCACTAATTCAACTAATATTAACATCACTAGTTCTAAAATATCCACAG GCTTAGGGTTTATCTGTTTTGTTGCTTTACTGCTTCATTTTCGTCTGTTCTTATTCTGCTTTACTGCTTTACGTttaatagaatgccaatga